The Deltaproteobacteria bacterium genome has a segment encoding these proteins:
- the ffh gene encoding signal recognition particle protein: MFDGLSDRLNSIFKRLKGYGRLSEVNIQEALKDVRMSLLEADVNFKVVKDFIQKVKDRAVGKDVLDSLTPGQQIVKIVRDELTDILGGTVSSLNLGTKPPAVIMLVGLQGSGKTTTAAKLARHLRGKGRRPYLVPADVYRPAAILQLRKLSKEIDIDVFEDDAFKMPQDICHEALRIAKIKGYDTVIIDTAGRLHIDKSLMDELKDLKEILNPKEILFVADAMTGQDAVNTAAGFNSDIDITGVILTKLDGDARGGAALSMVTVTGKPIKFIGAGEKVDAIEVFYPDRLAGRILGMGDVLTLIEKAEAVVDKEKAKIMEEKLRKNLFTLEDFKEQLSQIKKIGSLESILSMVPGFKQIKMTRDVNPDPKELVRIEAIINSMTMKERVKPDILNASRKKRIANGSGTTVQDVNKLIKQYLQARQMMKKFANIGPKAMTGQALKVLRGGMPF; this comes from the coding sequence ATGTTTGATGGATTAAGTGATAGATTAAACAGTATATTTAAAAGGCTTAAGGGATACGGAAGGCTGTCTGAGGTAAACATTCAAGAGGCGCTCAAGGATGTCAGGATGTCACTTCTTGAGGCTGATGTCAATTTCAAGGTTGTAAAGGACTTTATTCAGAAGGTTAAGGATAGGGCAGTTGGCAAAGATGTGTTAGACAGCCTGACACCGGGGCAGCAGATTGTTAAGATTGTCAGAGATGAACTCACAGATATACTCGGCGGTACTGTATCATCTCTTAACCTCGGGACAAAACCGCCTGCAGTAATTATGTTAGTTGGGCTTCAGGGTTCAGGAAAAACAACCACAGCAGCAAAACTCGCAAGGCATCTGCGTGGGAAAGGCAGGAGACCCTATCTTGTTCCGGCTGATGTGTATAGACCTGCTGCAATCCTGCAGCTGAGGAAACTATCTAAAGAAATAGATATAGATGTGTTTGAAGACGATGCCTTTAAAATGCCTCAGGATATATGCCATGAGGCACTCAGGATTGCCAAAATAAAAGGTTATGATACTGTCATTATTGATACAGCAGGCAGGCTGCATATTGACAAATCCCTTATGGATGAATTAAAGGACTTAAAAGAAATACTAAATCCTAAAGAGATACTCTTTGTTGCAGATGCAATGACAGGACAGGATGCTGTGAACACAGCAGCAGGATTTAACAGCGATATTGACATTACAGGTGTTATTCTTACAAAACTAGATGGTGATGCAAGGGGTGGTGCGGCACTTTCTATGGTGACTGTCACCGGAAAACCCATAAAGTTTATTGGAGCAGGGGAAAAGGTTGATGCTATTGAGGTTTTCTATCCTGATAGACTCGCAGGCAGGATACTTGGTATGGGTGATGTCCTTACGCTCATTGAAAAGGCAGAGGCAGTAGTTGATAAAGAAAAGGCAAAGATTATGGAAGAGAAACTCCGCAAGAATTTATTTACACTTGAGGATTTTAAGGAGCAGTTAAGTCAGATAAAAAAAATAGGGTCTTTGGAGAGCATACTTTCAATGGTGCCTGGTTTTAAACAAATTAAGATGACCCGCGATGTTAATCCTGATCCTAAAGAACTTGTGAGGATAGAGGCGATAATAAATTCCATGACAATGAAGGAAAGGGTAAAGCCTGATATCCTTAATGCCAGTAGGAAAAAACGGATAGCAAATGGAAGCGGCACAACTGTTCAGGATGTTAATAAACTTATAAAGCAATATCTTCAGGCAAGACAGATGATGAAGAAATTTGCTAATATAGGTCCAAAGGCAATGACGGGGCAGGCATTAAAGGTTTTGAGGGGTGGCATGCCGTTTTAA
- the rpsP gene encoding 30S ribosomal protein S16, producing the protein MAVKLRLTRLGAKKKPFYRIVAADSDSPRDGKFIEVVGTYDPNKNPAKADLNEGLVLKWLDRGAVPTETVKNLFKKAGIFNKTSGRLSA; encoded by the coding sequence GTGGCTGTTAAATTACGGCTTACAAGGCTTGGTGCAAAGAAAAAACCATTTTACAGGATAGTGGCTGCGGATTCAGATTCTCCAAGGGATGGAAAATTTATTGAGGTTGTTGGCACCTATGACCCAAATAAGAATCCTGCAAAGGCTGACCTCAATGAGGGTCTTGTCCTGAAATGGCTTGATAGGGGCGCTGTTCCGACAGAGACTGTAAAAAACCTGTTCAAGAAGGCAGGCATTTTTAACAAAACATCTGGGAGACTATCAGCGTAA
- a CDS encoding KH domain-containing protein: protein MKELIEYIAKALVDHPDKVRVGEIMGENTSVIELIVAKEDLGKVIGKEGRTARAMRVILTAVSTKLKKRAVLEIVE, encoded by the coding sequence GTGAAGGAACTTATTGAGTATATAGCAAAGGCGCTTGTAGACCATCCTGATAAGGTAAGGGTCGGTGAGATCATGGGTGAGAATACCTCGGTCATTGAGCTCATTGTTGCAAAGGAGGACCTTGGTAAGGTGATAGGCAAGGAAGGCAGAACTGCACGGGCAATGAGAGTAATTCTCACGGCAGTGTCAACAAAACTAAAGAAGAGGGCAGTTCTGGAGATAGTTGAGTAA
- the rimM gene encoding 16S rRNA processing protein RimM: MSKKPAENLCEEGADLVLIGRVVGVHGINGEIKILPYGDREQKKWRAIYLKKNALQKRYRIKGIRPHKGVLLVSLYGCDTRNDADTLIDSEALIERSELPKLPKGEYYHFELEGTMVFTEDNTFIGTIEGILSTRGGSDVYIVKGSSGEILVPAVDNIIVSIDTDKKRMIVRPPEGLFKK, translated from the coding sequence ATGTCCAAAAAACCTGCTGAAAACCTTTGTGAAGAGGGCGCAGACCTTGTTTTGATAGGCAGGGTTGTTGGTGTTCACGGCATAAACGGTGAAATAAAAATCTTACCTTATGGGGACCGTGAACAGAAGAAGTGGAGGGCAATCTATCTAAAAAAGAATGCCTTGCAGAAGAGGTATAGGATAAAGGGGATAAGACCTCACAAAGGTGTGCTGCTGGTCAGTCTTTACGGCTGTGATACCAGAAATGATGCAGACACATTGATAGATTCAGAGGCTTTAATAGAAAGGTCAGAATTACCAAAACTTCCAAAAGGTGAATATTATCATTTTGAACTTGAGGGCACCATGGTTTTTACTGAGGACAATACCTTTATTGGCACAATAGAAGGCATATTGTCAACACGGGGGGGTAGCGATGTTTATATTGTTAAAGGTAGTTCAGGTGAGATATTGGTTCCAGCAGTGGATAATATTATCGTAAGTATTGATACAGATAAAAAGAGGATGATTGTCAGACCGCCAGAAGGTCTCTTTAAGAAATGA
- the trmD gene encoding tRNA (guanosine(37)-N1)-methyltransferase TrmD — MRFDVLSIFPDFFKSPLSQTILKRAIEKGLISVNINNIRDYASGRHKSTDDYPYGGGKGMIMMAEPIISAVEDIRSKIESKASLKIILTTPQGKLLEQGIVRKLAGFKNIIIICGRYEGIDERVRTILNPEEISIGDYVLSGGELPAIVIIDAVSRNIPGVVGSEVSVETDTFSGGLLKYPQWTRPEEFMGLRVPSVLLSGNHKEIERWRRQETIKKTLEKRPDLLEKAEVSEDDKIIISELKKQ, encoded by the coding sequence ATGAGATTTGATGTATTAAGCATCTTCCCTGATTTTTTTAAGTCACCATTAAGTCAGACTATACTTAAGCGGGCTATAGAAAAAGGACTGATAAGTGTAAATATTAACAATATAAGGGATTATGCCTCTGGCAGGCATAAAAGTACAGACGACTATCCGTATGGCGGCGGCAAAGGGATGATAATGATGGCAGAGCCAATCATCTCTGCTGTAGAGGATATAAGGTCAAAGATTGAGAGCAAGGCTTCCCTTAAAATAATCCTTACTACGCCTCAGGGGAAATTGCTTGAACAGGGTATAGTAAGAAAACTTGCTGGTTTTAAAAATATTATAATAATATGTGGAAGATATGAGGGTATTGATGAGAGGGTAAGGACTATTCTAAATCCTGAAGAGATATCTATAGGTGATTATGTCTTAAGCGGTGGTGAACTCCCTGCTATTGTAATTATTGATGCGGTTTCCAGAAATATACCCGGTGTTGTTGGTTCAGAGGTATCGGTTGAGACAGACACATTTTCAGGAGGTCTTCTTAAATATCCTCAATGGACAAGACCCGAGGAGTTCATGGGTTTGAGAGTGCCTTCTGTACTTCTTTCAGGCAATCATAAGGAGATAGAAAGATGGCGAAGGCAAGAAACAATAAAGAAAACACTTGAAAAAAGACCTGACCTTCTGGAAAAGGCAGAGGTTTCAGAAGATGATAAAATAATAATAAGTGAATTAAAAAAGCAATAG
- the rplS gene encoding 50S ribosomal protein L19, whose product MGIIESIEKDYLRTDIPELRIGDTARVNVRIKEGEKERVQQFEGIVISKRGSGLKATFTVRKVSYGIGVERTFPLHSPALETIKVISHGQVRRAKLYYIRNLKGKAARIKEKV is encoded by the coding sequence ATGGGAATAATAGAGAGTATAGAAAAGGACTACCTTCGCACAGATATCCCTGAGTTAAGGATAGGAGATACAGCGAGGGTTAATGTCAGGATAAAAGAAGGGGAAAAGGAAAGGGTTCAGCAGTTTGAGGGGATAGTGATAAGTAAGAGGGGAAGTGGACTAAAAGCAACATTTACTGTCCGAAAGGTTTCTTATGGTATTGGCGTTGAAAGGACATTCCCGCTTCACTCCCCTGCCCTTGAAACAATAAAGGTCATAAGTCATGGGCAGGTTAGAAGGGCTAAACTTTACTATATCCGTAATCTCAAGGGTAAGGCAGCAAGGATTAAAGAAAAGGTGTAA
- a CDS encoding ribonuclease HII, whose translation MNSYELEALKNGFKIIAGVDEAGRGPLAGPVVAAAVIFPFDACNKPREFLNLGINDSKKLTPLKRENLCNKIFQNARSVGIGIAWPDYIEQVNINVATQKAMVNAVSKLMPSPDFLLIDGIYGIPYNISQRTIIGGDAASVSVAAASIIAKVARDRIMSGYHNLLPDYRFAKHKGYGTLDHCTFIEKYGPSSIHRRGFKGVREHT comes from the coding sequence ATGAATTCCTATGAACTGGAAGCACTGAAAAATGGCTTCAAAATTATTGCAGGTGTAGATGAGGCTGGAAGGGGTCCACTGGCAGGGCCTGTGGTTGCTGCTGCTGTAATATTTCCTTTTGATGCCTGCAATAAACCTAGAGAGTTCCTCAATCTTGGGATAAACGACTCAAAAAAACTAACCCCTCTTAAAAGGGAAAATCTTTGCAATAAAATCTTTCAAAATGCCCGTTCTGTAGGAATCGGGATTGCATGGCCTGATTATATAGAACAAGTCAATATCAATGTTGCCACGCAGAAGGCAATGGTAAATGCTGTTTCTAAATTGATGCCGTCTCCTGATTTTCTGTTAATTGACGGCATTTATGGAATTCCATACAATATCAGTCAAAGAACAATTATAGGTGGTGATGCTGCCAGTGTAAGTGTGGCTGCTGCATCTATTATTGCAAAGGTTGCAAGGGATAGAATAATGAGCGGGTATCATAATCTACTGCCTGATTACAGGTTTGCAAAACATAAAGGTTATGGGACATTAGACCACTGTACGTTTATAGAAAAGTATGGTCCCTCTTCAATACACAGGAGGGGTTTCAAAGGCGTAAGAGAGCATACATGA
- a CDS encoding YraN family protein, translating to MNDARITLGKTGELAAISFLQRHGLKIIEQNYKCRYGEIDIIAKDKDIIAFVEVKTRKNLSCGIPQMAVDLRKQRQMSKVASHYIRCRRAVNIPARFDVIAINLADGPAKIEYIKDAFEMCL from the coding sequence ATGAATGATGCACGGATTACATTAGGGAAGACAGGGGAGTTGGCAGCCATTTCATTTTTACAGAGGCATGGTCTTAAGATAATAGAGCAGAATTATAAATGCCGGTATGGTGAGATTGATATTATTGCTAAGGATAAAGATATAATTGCCTTTGTTGAGGTAAAGACAAGAAAAAACCTTTCCTGCGGGATTCCTCAGATGGCGGTTGATTTAAGGAAACAGAGGCAAATGTCAAAGGTTGCATCACATTATATCAGATGCAGGAGGGCTGTAAATATCCCTGCCAGATTTGATGTTATTGCAATAAATCTTGCAGACGGACCTGCAAAAATAGAATATATAAAGGATGCCTTTGAAATGTGTCTTTAA